The Deltaproteobacteria bacterium genome window below encodes:
- a CDS encoding tryptophan synthase subunit alpha — MSDDRVAAAFARARSEERAALVAYLTAYDGGPEHSLACVRAAIDAGADVIELGIPFSDPSADGPAICAAMVRARAHGATVDRVLELLATLRRSHDAAVVLFGYANPMLHKGGEAFAAAAAQAGADGVLVVDAPPESAGPLREPARAHGLHWIPLVAPTTTAERRTLITAGGSGFVYAITLAGVTGAALQEQGSAADATLRAQLEATRAVTSLPVAAGFGVRRRTQVVRLAALADGVVVGTALVEAAQRGPRAVTELVHELREGCLR; from the coding sequence ATGAGCGACGACCGCGTGGCGGCGGCGTTCGCCCGCGCGCGCAGCGAGGAGCGCGCGGCCCTGGTCGCGTACCTCACCGCCTACGACGGCGGGCCCGAGCACTCGCTGGCGTGCGTGCGCGCAGCGATCGACGCGGGCGCCGATGTCATCGAGCTCGGCATCCCGTTCTCGGATCCCTCCGCCGATGGGCCGGCGATCTGCGCGGCGATGGTGCGCGCGCGGGCCCACGGAGCCACGGTCGATCGCGTGCTCGAGCTGCTCGCGACCCTGCGCCGCAGTCACGACGCGGCGGTGGTGTTGTTCGGCTATGCCAACCCCATGCTGCACAAGGGCGGCGAGGCGTTTGCGGCCGCGGCCGCGCAGGCCGGCGCCGACGGGGTGCTGGTGGTCGACGCGCCGCCGGAGTCGGCCGGGCCGCTGCGCGAGCCGGCGCGGGCCCACGGGCTGCACTGGATTCCCTTGGTCGCACCGACCACGACCGCCGAGCGGCGCACGCTGATCACCGCCGGGGGCAGCGGCTTCGTGTACGCAATCACGCTGGCCGGCGTCACCGGTGCCGCGCTGCAGGAGCAGGGCAGCGCCGCCGATGCGACCCTGCGCGCGCAGCTCGAGGCCACCCGCGCGGTGACCTCGCTGCCCGTCGCGGCCGGCTTCGGTGTGCGCCGACGAACCCAGGTGGTGCGCTTGGCCGCGCTCGCCGACGGCGTGGTCGTCGGCACC